Sequence from the Guyparkeria hydrothermalis genome:
GACCCGATCGATCTGCTCAACGCCGCACGCCGCCGGGTTGCGGACCTCGACAGTGGCGACGGGGTACTGGTCATGACCGACATGTACGGGTCGACCCCTTCCAACATCGCCCATCGGCTGCGCGATCAGCACACGGTGCAGGTGCTCTCGGGCGTCAACCTCCCCATGCTGATCCGCGCACTGAACTACCCGCGCCTGGCGCTGCCCGAGATGACTGCCAAGGCCTGCAGCGGGGGGCGCGACGGCATCATCCAGGAAGGAGCCACCGAAGGGTCATGAACGACGAAACCAGCACCGCATCGATCAGTCGCGACCTCACCCTGCGCAACCGTCGCGGGCTGCACGCGCGCGCCGCGGCGCGCTTTGCCGCCACCGCCGAACGCTTCGACAGCGACATCGAGGTGGCCTTCAACGGGCGAAACGTCAACGGCAAATCGATCATGGGGCTGATGATGCTGGCCGCCGCTTGCGGCAAGACCATCACCGTCACCGTCACCGGTGGCGACGCCAACGAGGCGCTGGACGAGATCGCCGATCTCGTCGATGCGCGTTTTCACGAATCCGAATAACAGATACACGGGACCAACGATGCAACGCAGAGGCAATCAAGCGAAAGACAGCTACGTCGGGCTGGACAAGGACCGCGACGGCGGCATGACCTTCCTCGGCCGCCTGGTGCTCGATGCCCGGGTCTTCGGCCTCATCCCCGAGGACGAGACCTGCGAGGGCTGGGAACTCGGCCGCATGCAGGGGCTCGCCGACCGGGTCAATGCCGAATGGGACAAGCACGGCGGCGGCATCCCGAGCCTGCTGCCGGACGACCTGCGCGCCCGTCACGCGCAGGCCTACGAAGATCAGATGAACAAGGCACGCAAGGAAGGCTGGGATCCCGACGCCAACATGGAAGAGGACTGATTCCTCCCGATCGGGACGAAAGCCCGCAGCAAAAAGGCCGCCGGTCGATGACCAGGCGGCCTTTTTTGTTGCTGGCGGCCGACCCATCCGGGCCGGCCCGAGTGCCGCGATCAGCCGGCCATTCGAGCGAAGACGCGCTCGGCCGCCTCGATGGTGGCGTGAATCTCTTCCTCGCCATGTGCCATCGAGACGAACCCCGCCTCGAACGACGACGGCGCGAAGTACACGCCCTCCTCGAGCATGCCGTGGAAGAAGGTCTTGAATGCCTCCTTGTCGCAGGCCGTGGCATCGTTGAAGTTGGCCACGCGGTCCTTGTCGGTGAAGAACAGACCGAACATGCCACCCGCGTTCTGGGTGATCATCGCGATGCCATGCTTCTTCGCCGCCGCGGACAGGCCGTCGCAGAGCGCCTGCGTCCGACGGGTGAGCACATCGAAGAAGCCCGGCACGCGGATCAGCTCGAGCGTCTTCACGCCCGCGGCCATCGCCACCGGATTCCCGGAGAGCGTGCCGGCGTGATAGACCGGCCCCATCGGCGAGATCATCTCCATGATCTCGCGGCGACCGCCGAAGGCGCCTACCGGCATGCCGCCACCGATCACCTTGCCCATGGTAGTCAGGTCCGGCTTGATGCCGTAATGCTCCTGAGCGCCGCCCAGCGAGACCCGGAAGCCGGTCATGACCTCGTCGAAGATCAGCACCGCACCGTGCTCGTCGCAGACCTGTCGCAGCCCCTCGAGGAAGCCCGGCTCCGGCGGGATGCAGTTCATGTTGCCGACCACCGGCTCGACGATGATCGCGGCGACCTCGTCACCCACTTCCTCGAAGACCTTTTTCACCTGATCGAGGTTGTTGTACTCGACGGTGGTGGTCAGGTCGGCAAATGCCTTGGGCACGCCCGGCGAGCTCGGCACGCCGTGAGTCAGCGCACCGGAACCGGCCTCGACCAGCAGCGAATCGGAATGACCGTGGTAGTTGCCCTGGAACTTGACGATCCGATCGCGACCGGTGAAACCCCGGGCCAGACGGATGGCGCTCATGGTTGCCTCGGTACCCGAGGACGTCAGGCGCACCATGTCCATCGACGGCACCAGATCGCACAGCAGGTCCGCCATGCGGGTCTCGCTGACCGTCGGCGCACCGAAGGACAGACCATCCTTGGCCGCCTCGCGGACCGCCTCGATCACGTCCGGGTGCGCATGCCCGAGAATCATCGGCCCCCAGGAGCCGACGTAGTCGATGTACGGCTTGTCGTTCTCGTCAAAGAAACGGGCTCCCTCGGCGTGCTTGACGAACACCGGGTCGCCGCCGACCGAGCCGAAGGCGCGCACCGGCGAGTTCACCCCGCCGGGGATATGGGCCTGTGCCTTTTCGAACAGCTCGTGGTTGGATGCGGTCATCAAGATGTCTCCGGATCTTCGGTGGTCTGAATGGATTCGGTATTGTCGGCCGCCATCGCATGGCAAAGGGCCTCGGCGGCGGCACGGATGTCAGGGGCGGCGAACACTTCGCTGATCACCGCAATCATGTCGGGCCGGTGCGCCATCAGGTCGCGGACGTTCGTGGCGGTGATCCCGCCGATACCGCAGACCGGGCGTCCCAGTCGTTCGCGCGCCCAGCCAAGCACCTCGGCCGGGGCGCCGGGGGCATGGGGTTTGGTCGGCGAGGGAAACATCGCCCCGAAGGCGAGATAGTCGGCGCCTTCGGCCGCCGCCCGCTCGGCCCGAAGCCGGTCAGCATAGCAAGACACACCGATGATCGCATCGAGCCCCTCGGCGGCGAATCGCGCGCGGGTCTCGGTCAGTGGTGCGTCGTCTCGCCCGAGGTGAACACCGTCGGCACCGACCTCGATCGCCAGCGCCACGTCGTCGTTGACGATGAACGATCGCCCGTGTCGCCGACACAACTCGGCCAGGGCCGCCGCCTCCTCGCGGCGGCGTGCGACATCGTCGCTCTTGTCGCGATACTGCACCACACGGGCACCCCCCGCGATTGCCTCGCTTACGGATTCGACCAGCGCCGCGCGCTGAAAGCGCGTGGTGTCGGTAATCACGTACAGGCCAGTCAGGTTCTCCCGGGTCATCATCTCGCTCATCGTGACAGGGTTTGTTCCTCCGCGAGCCGTCGCGCACCGGCCAGCCCCAGACTCCCGTCCGGCACCACCCACAGCGGCATACGACCGAGCATGGTCGCAAAGCGGCCCTTGTCGAGAAAGCCCTCCAGCGTGTAATCACGCAGAAACGGCAGGATATGTCCGACGATCGCCCCGGCCAGGAACACCCCGCCCACCGGCAACGTCTTCAGGGCCAGGTTGCCGGCTTCGGCACCGAGAATCCGTGCAAACATCCGGCAGGCGATCATCGCGCATTCGTCTTCCCCGCGGCTCGCCCAGCGGGTGATCAGGGCGTTGGGGTCACTTGCCTCGGCAAGGCGCTGATCGGCATCGGCGGTCGGCCTACCGAGGCCCGACTGGCGGGCGAATGCGTACAGGGAAGAAAACCCGTCACCGCTCAGGATGCGTTCATAGCTGACATGCCCGCCGAACCGCCCGCGCAGGAAGGTCAGCAGGGCCGCCTCGCGATCATCGTTGGGGGCGAAATCGCAATGTCCGCCCTCGCTCGGCATCGGCCGGTGCCGCTCGCCATCGTCGAAAAAGATTGCCTCTCCCAGGCCGGTACCGGGTGCGATCACCGCGGCATGCCCCGCGTCGGTCGCGGCTTCGGGATTGAGATTGACGCGTCGGTCAACGGGACTGGCCAACGCCCCCATACCTACGGCGATCAGATCATTGGCCAGCCGCACGCGCGCGCCGCCCAACACGGCACTCAGTTCGGCCGCCGACAGCGTCCACGGCAGATTGGTCGCCTGCACGCGCGCCTCGTCACCGTCACCACGGACCGGTCCGGCCACCCCGAACGCGGCCGCCGATATACCGTCGAAGCGGCTTGCCTGGACCTCGTCCAGGAACGCTTGCAGAAGGGAGGCGAAGTCGTTGTATTCGCGGCTGTCCAGTGTCCGCTCGACTCCCGCGCCTTCCTCGCCTGGCGGGTAGAGCACCAGCCGCGAGCGCGTCCCTCCGATATCGCCAGCAAGAATCATTACCCAACCCCCTCCTCTTGCAACGGTTCGGCATCGGCACGCAGCAGGTATTCGAGCGCTGCGGTCACCCATTCGGCCACCGCCGTCGGCGGCAGGCGATAGAACGCCTGCCAAGCATCCGCCCGGCGCTCGTCATAGCGATCCGCATCCTCGGGATGCTCGGCGAGCCAGGCCAGCCGCACGGCATGACCGGTGAGCACATCGAGCACCAGCGGTTCGGCAATCGACAGATCGGGCGTCCCCGCCGCGATCTCCGAGAGCGTCGCGAGTGTCTCGATGCACAACTGTCGGTATTCGGGTGCCTCGATCCGGTTCAGCCGGTGCTCGACGGCCAGGGCGAAGTTGTGTTCACCGGCCGTGTACTGGCCCCGATAGCGTTGGCTGTCGATCAGGCTGCGGGCATCGAACCGGTTACCGATCACCAAAGCCGGCACATGGCCCAACAGCTCCCAGACCCCGCGGAAGAAGACCTCGGGCAGCCGGCTCATCGCCCCGTCCACCTGTCGGCGATGGTACCAATCCACGTGACCAGTCTCGTTCGGGGTTGATTCGACCGCCGCGTAGCCCATGGGTTCGCCGGGCGCGCGAGCCAGGGACAGCCCGCCGCCGTCACGACGATGAAGCGCCTCGAGCCGCTCCGGATGGCCACGCCAGGTGATGGCCTCCCTCAGCCGCAGACGGATCTCGTGGGGCGGCATGGCGGCCAGGTCATCAAGCGCCTGCGACGGGCCGAGGTGTGCTTCGCGTGAGTGCAGCGCGACGAGAATCTGCAACAACGGCCCGGTGCGCAGGGTAATGACGTCCTCGAACAGCCCGGGCTCGGCACGCAGCCAGGCGCCGAGATGGATGACCAGCTCCTGGGTCAGGGCGCGTTCCCGCCAGTCGTCACCACAGTACGCGGCGATACGCCGCAGGATTTCCTGGTTGGCGACCGGGGACTCGATTACCGCATCTCGGGTGTACGAACGCCCCACCGCCACACGCTTCTGGTGCACGACCAGATCCATCATCGCCACCTCGAGAAAGGCATCGACCATGCCGGCCTTTTCGGCCGCCTGCCGCATAATCCGCCAGTCACCCAGCGACTGCGCCACCCGGAACAGCGCGACCCGGTGACCCTCGAGATCACGGTCGTGTCCTTCCGCGTCGGCGAACGGCTGCTGCGCCGGCAATTCGGCCCGTTCCAGCCAGTCGAGGACGAAAAGCCGTTCGTCCAGCGCGTGGGTCCGAGCGTAGGTGGACAACAACTGATCGAGAGTCGGCGCATCTCCCAGTTGCCGCTCGACGGCCGCCACATCCCCGGCAGCTCGCCATTCGACATCCGGCAACGGCTCAGGTGGCGTCCAGGATGGCAATCGACCCGGGAGTCGCCGCCGCATGATCAGGGCATCGAGGCGTTGGAGGGAATCCAGACGGACCGTGACTCCATCGACCGAGCCACCGGCAAGCTCGTCCCGGCAGAATGCGAGCAGCGTCTCGCCTCCCGGGTCGTCGAGCATCCAGTCGGCGATGGGCACCACGAACAACGGCCGCTTCGCACCACGCGCATAGCGAGCCAGATAGGCGATCGTGGTGCGCATCTCGTGGACGAGGAGGCGAACGTCACGGCCCAGGAGAAATGTCTGGGTATCGAAGACGGCCGGAATCAGCGCACAGCGGGTCTCGTCCGTGTCGATCACGGCCGCCGTCGCCAAACCCAGCAGCCGCCGCTTCGGCCGGCCGCCGAGCCCGAGTTTCGGGTTGCTTCCCAGCGATGCAAGCCGCTCGATCAGCACATCGGCAGGCACCGCAGCGGGTTCGACCCGATCACGCAATGCCACCGGCGCGACGCCAGCCTCTTCCAACCGCGCAAGTCCGGTCGACGATTCGGCCAGCAGGGCGACCGCCACCTCGGCCGGGCCATTGCCGCCCTCACGACGGTGACGTCCGAGCGGATCGATATCCTCCGGCACGATGCGCTTCGCACACATCAGCCGGCCGACGACCCACAGGCTCTGCGCCCACACGAGCGGTCGGTTCTCGTTCGCCAGCCGTCGGCTCGTCCCCGGCTGGGCGCGCTCGGATTCGATCGACTCGGCCGGGACGTAGTAAAGCTCGGGTATCACTCCCTGGCCGTCCTCGACCGTGGCAATCGCGCCGAGTCGGCGGTTGAAGGATTCGGCCACCGAGCGGTCGCCGGCAAAGCAGGCGTTGATCAGCCGGTACGTGAAAAACAGCGGCCACTCGCATTCGATGCGGGCAAATGCCTCGAGCTCTTCCGGCTCGTAGTGCAGCTTGCTTTCGTCCTCGATCACCGTCTGGTGACCGTCGCGCAGGAATCGCTTGTAGCCGTACCCGCCGGCAAGCCGGTCCTCAATACGGTCTCTCACCTCGGCGGCGATGGTCGCCCGCCCCACGGCGAAGGCAGGAAAGCCGATCACCGCCAGCAACGCCGAATCGATCTCCTTGGACGCCGACTCCCTCGGCAGGATCGCCTCAAGGCACTGGGCAACGCGGACGATGTCGTCGGGTACCACCTGCAGTCGCGTAGCCTCGTCGCCCTGCTTACCGAACAGGTCGAAGCCGTCGGCTGCTTCCAGGGCCGCGAGCACCATTCCGAGCGAACTGGCGTTGAGCTCGCGCACGCCGATATTGATCTTGTTGCCCCGCTCCCAGATGCCGTAGTCGGGAATCACGTAGGCACGGGACAGGTACCAGACCAGGTTCTGGACGAAATCGACCTCGTCGCGACTCTGCACGATGGTCAGCCCGCCGGCGGTCATCTGGATCAGCATCAGCAGGAACAGCGAGGTGGCGTCCAGCTGCAGGTGGCCCCAGTCCTCGTCGCCCACCACCGCCTCCCCGGTCGCGGTGTCGTACTTGGCGTGCAGGGCGTCGATCGGATCGAGACTGTGCTTGAAGCGTTCGACCCGGTCGGACTGGCGCATCATCGCCTGGAGGAGACCGCGCATGTTTCGCACGACCGCCTGCTCGAGTTCGAAGGCACGAGCCTCCTCACCGGCACGACGACAGGCGATCCCGAGAGCCCAAGGGGCAAGAATGCTGTAGACGTTGTCGCGCACCCAGGCGTCGGTGTAGTCGCCGTGCGCGGTGACGGCGGTGCTCGCCGGCAGCAGGCCGGTGATCGGGTGCTGGCGATCGAGGATATGCCGACGCACCTCGGCAAACAGGGCGTCGAGAGACGCCTCGCCGCGATCAGACGAGTCGGAGGGCGGTCGGCCAGAAGTCATGTTCGATACCGGGTGTGCTGTGGCCCGGCTTGCCCGGGCCTGTTCCCAGTATGGAGTCGTTGTACGCTTTCGGCCAACCGGAAGCGGGAACGCCGTGTCAGTGGCGGGTGGATTCCGGCGGCTCGACGCTGTCGTTGGTCAGCAGTTGTTCGACATCGACGCGATCGAAACGGTAGAGGCTGCCGCAGAAATCGCAGCGGATCTCGATCAATCCGGGCGGGGTCTCCTCGCTCGCCAGCGTCGCTTCGAGCTCGTCCCGACCCAGTCCGGTCAGCATCTGTCCCACACCCTCGCGGCTGCAGCCGCAACTGAAGGTAACGCGCGCCACGTCGTGGATGCGCAGCGCGTCCTGGTGGAACAGCCGGTGCAACAGCTCGGGCGCCGAGACGGCACGCATCTCTGCCTGCCCCTTTTCGCCCACCAGGGTGTCGACCAGCTTGCCGACATGTTCGAAGCCGCGGGCCGACGGTCCGCTGGCCGGCACGATCCCGCCGGTCTCGGGCATCTGCTGGACCAGCATGCCGGCGGTGATCTGCTTGTCGGCGGCCAGCACGAGCCGGGTAGGCAGTTGTTCGGATTGCTGGAAGTAGCCCTCGATGGCCTCGGCCAGCGACTC
This genomic interval carries:
- a CDS encoding PTS sugar transporter subunit IIA, which codes for MTVGILLICHNDIGAQLIETATDMLERLPTPLEHIDVRQDDDPIDLLNAARRRVADLDSGDGVLVMTDMYGSTPSNIAHRLRDQHTVQVLSGVNLPMLIRALNYPRLALPEMTAKACSGGRDGIIQEGATEGS
- a CDS encoding HPr family phosphocarrier protein; this translates as MNDETSTASISRDLTLRNRRGLHARAAARFAATAERFDSDIEVAFNGRNVNGKSIMGLMMLAAACGKTITVTVTGGDANEALDEIADLVDARFHESE
- the hemL gene encoding glutamate-1-semialdehyde 2,1-aminomutase; the encoded protein is MTASNHELFEKAQAHIPGGVNSPVRAFGSVGGDPVFVKHAEGARFFDENDKPYIDYVGSWGPMILGHAHPDVIEAVREAAKDGLSFGAPTVSETRMADLLCDLVPSMDMVRLTSSGTEATMSAIRLARGFTGRDRIVKFQGNYHGHSDSLLVEAGSGALTHGVPSSPGVPKAFADLTTTVEYNNLDQVKKVFEEVGDEVAAIIVEPVVGNMNCIPPEPGFLEGLRQVCDEHGAVLIFDEVMTGFRVSLGGAQEHYGIKPDLTTMGKVIGGGMPVGAFGGRREIMEMISPMGPVYHAGTLSGNPVAMAAGVKTLELIRVPGFFDVLTRRTQALCDGLSAAAKKHGIAMITQNAGGMFGLFFTDKDRVANFNDATACDKEAFKTFFHGMLEEGVYFAPSSFEAGFVSMAHGEEEIHATIEAAERVFARMAG
- the thiE gene encoding thiamine phosphate synthase, whose amino-acid sequence is MSEMMTRENLTGLYVITDTTRFQRAALVESVSEAIAGGARVVQYRDKSDDVARRREEAAALAELCRRHGRSFIVNDDVALAIEVGADGVHLGRDDAPLTETRARFAAEGLDAIIGVSCYADRLRAERAAAEGADYLAFGAMFPSPTKPHAPGAPAEVLGWARERLGRPVCGIGGITATNVRDLMAHRPDMIAVISEVFAAPDIRAAAEALCHAMAADNTESIQTTEDPETS
- a CDS encoding glucokinase: MILAGDIGGTRSRLVLYPPGEEGAGVERTLDSREYNDFASLLQAFLDEVQASRFDGISAAAFGVAGPVRGDGDEARVQATNLPWTLSAAELSAVLGGARVRLANDLIAVGMGALASPVDRRVNLNPEAATDAGHAAVIAPGTGLGEAIFFDDGERHRPMPSEGGHCDFAPNDDREAALLTFLRGRFGGHVSYERILSGDGFSSLYAFARQSGLGRPTADADQRLAEASDPNALITRWASRGEDECAMIACRMFARILGAEAGNLALKTLPVGGVFLAGAIVGHILPFLRDYTLEGFLDKGRFATMLGRMPLWVVPDGSLGLAGARRLAEEQTLSR
- a CDS encoding glycoside hydrolase family 15 protein; this encodes MTSGRPPSDSSDRGEASLDALFAEVRRHILDRQHPITGLLPASTAVTAHGDYTDAWVRDNVYSILAPWALGIACRRAGEEARAFELEQAVVRNMRGLLQAMMRQSDRVERFKHSLDPIDALHAKYDTATGEAVVGDEDWGHLQLDATSLFLLMLIQMTAGGLTIVQSRDEVDFVQNLVWYLSRAYVIPDYGIWERGNKINIGVRELNASSLGMVLAALEAADGFDLFGKQGDEATRLQVVPDDIVRVAQCLEAILPRESASKEIDSALLAVIGFPAFAVGRATIAAEVRDRIEDRLAGGYGYKRFLRDGHQTVIEDESKLHYEPEELEAFARIECEWPLFFTYRLINACFAGDRSVAESFNRRLGAIATVEDGQGVIPELYYVPAESIESERAQPGTSRRLANENRPLVWAQSLWVVGRLMCAKRIVPEDIDPLGRHRREGGNGPAEVAVALLAESSTGLARLEEAGVAPVALRDRVEPAAVPADVLIERLASLGSNPKLGLGGRPKRRLLGLATAAVIDTDETRCALIPAVFDTQTFLLGRDVRLLVHEMRTTIAYLARYARGAKRPLFVVPIADWMLDDPGGETLLAFCRDELAGGSVDGVTVRLDSLQRLDALIMRRRLPGRLPSWTPPEPLPDVEWRAAGDVAAVERQLGDAPTLDQLLSTYARTHALDERLFVLDWLERAELPAQQPFADAEGHDRDLEGHRVALFRVAQSLGDWRIMRQAAEKAGMVDAFLEVAMMDLVVHQKRVAVGRSYTRDAVIESPVANQEILRRIAAYCGDDWRERALTQELVIHLGAWLRAEPGLFEDVITLRTGPLLQILVALHSREAHLGPSQALDDLAAMPPHEIRLRLREAITWRGHPERLEALHRRDGGGLSLARAPGEPMGYAAVESTPNETGHVDWYHRRQVDGAMSRLPEVFFRGVWELLGHVPALVIGNRFDARSLIDSQRYRGQYTAGEHNFALAVEHRLNRIEAPEYRQLCIETLATLSEIAAGTPDLSIAEPLVLDVLTGHAVRLAWLAEHPEDADRYDERRADAWQAFYRLPPTAVAEWVTAALEYLLRADAEPLQEEGVG
- the hslO gene encoding Hsp33 family molecular chaperone HslO; the encoded protein is MSDESGTRESIDWHNLPQGDELFRFSFEDGRVRGVSLRLESTWQAAIENHDYPPAVGALLGEAVAGAVLMVANLKFDGRLILQFAGRGPISLLVVQVTSDRRFRCMAKWDDERLAGAGESLEALLGRGQLVLTIEPDEGARYQSLVPIEGESLAEAIEGYFQQSEQLPTRLVLAADKQITAGMLVQQMPETGGIVPASGPSARGFEHVGKLVDTLVGEKGQAEMRAVSAPELLHRLFHQDALRIHDVARVTFSCGCSREGVGQMLTGLGRDELEATLASEETPPGLIEIRCDFCGSLYRFDRVDVEQLLTNDSVEPPESTRH